In one window of Candidatus Avedoeria danica DNA:
- a CDS encoding AAA family ATPase has protein sequence MIDQSASEVALLIDLLPARLREAVRAFNEADDIVEIVMDLGRNPEVRSHSGFKVFEEYEIGADDLAHVVARIGDFGGDNRAGIARTLHRISALRNRRGDVIGLTLRAGRAVAGSAEIVRDVIESGQSVLIVGRPGVGKTTLLREAARILAQQKRVVIVDTSNEIAGDGDIPHAAIGRARRMQVPEPALQHEVMIEAVENHNPEAVVIDEIGRELEAQAARTIAERGVQLIGTAHGNTLENLIMNPTLSDLVGGIESVTLSDEEARRRGTQKSVLERRAPPTFDVALEIQDWHRVTVHPNVASAVDALLRGRVLAPELRYLDDEGQTVVEAGTPLPPPVEQRAALRGALSGRPSPDGAGWTRDGRTGRAVRDPLAREAEALRTAQGAPSTDPAPVQLRRVFAYGVSQSRLRQSAKTLGVPMALVDELSEADALITLKSYYRKRPVVISDAEVQGVPTYVLRSNTFGQIEQVLAELYGLQPVADPDEAALRETYDAIHVIRTGRREFIDLAPANAFIRRQQHDLAREANLASLSRGKDPHRRVRISRVEG, from the coding sequence GTGATCGATCAATCCGCTAGCGAGGTCGCACTGCTGATCGACCTTCTGCCCGCGCGCCTCCGGGAGGCGGTGCGGGCGTTCAACGAGGCCGACGACATCGTCGAGATCGTGATGGACCTCGGGCGCAACCCCGAGGTCCGGTCCCATTCCGGCTTCAAGGTGTTCGAGGAATACGAGATCGGCGCGGACGATCTGGCGCACGTCGTCGCGCGGATCGGCGATTTCGGCGGCGACAACCGCGCAGGCATCGCCCGCACGCTCCACCGGATATCGGCGCTCCGCAACCGCCGCGGCGACGTGATCGGCCTCACGCTGCGCGCCGGGCGGGCGGTGGCCGGGTCGGCCGAGATCGTCCGCGACGTGATCGAGAGCGGGCAGAGCGTGCTGATCGTCGGGCGGCCGGGCGTCGGCAAGACGACGCTGTTGCGCGAGGCGGCGCGGATCCTGGCGCAGCAGAAGCGGGTCGTCATCGTCGACACCTCGAACGAGATCGCGGGCGACGGGGACATCCCGCATGCGGCGATCGGGCGGGCGCGGCGGATGCAGGTGCCCGAGCCGGCGCTGCAGCACGAGGTGATGATCGAGGCCGTCGAGAACCACAACCCCGAGGCCGTCGTCATCGACGAGATCGGCCGCGAGCTCGAGGCGCAGGCGGCGCGCACGATCGCCGAACGCGGCGTTCAGCTGATCGGCACGGCGCACGGCAACACGCTCGAGAACCTGATCATGAATCCGACGCTCTCCGACTTGGTCGGCGGCATCGAGAGCGTCACGCTGTCCGACGAGGAGGCGCGCCGCCGCGGGACGCAGAAGAGCGTCCTCGAGCGCCGTGCGCCCCCGACGTTCGACGTCGCGCTCGAGATCCAGGACTGGCACCGCGTTACGGTCCACCCGAACGTCGCCTCGGCCGTCGATGCCCTCCTGCGCGGCCGGGTGCTGGCGCCCGAGCTGCGCTATCTGGACGATGAAGGGCAGACGGTCGTCGAGGCCGGCACGCCGCTGCCGCCACCGGTTGAGCAGCGCGCTGCCCTGCGCGGCGCGCTCTCCGGCCGGCCAAGCCCCGACGGCGCCGGCTGGACGCGCGACGGGCGCACGGGCCGCGCCGTGCGCGACCCGCTCGCGCGCGAGGCCGAGGCCCTTCGAACCGCCCAGGGCGCGCCGTCGACCGATCCGGCCCCCGTGCAACTGCGGCGCGTCTTCGCGTACGGCGTGAGCCAGAGCCGTCTCCGCCAGAGCGCGAAGACGCTAGGGGTGCCGATGGCGCTCGTCGACGAGCTGTCCGAGGCCGATGCGCTGATCACGCTGAAGAGCTACTACCGCAAGCGGCCCGTCGTCATCAGCGACGCCGAGGTGCAGGGTGTTCCGACGTACGTGCTGCGCTCGAACACGTTCGGCCAGATCGAACAGGTGCTGGCCGAGCTGTACGGCCTGCAACCCGTCGCCGACCCGGACGAGGCCGCCCTGCGCGAGACGTACGATGCGATTCACGTGATCCGCACCGGCCGGCGGGAGTTCATCGACTTGGCGCCGGCGAACGCTTTCATCCGCCGTCAGCAGCACGACCTGGCCCGCGAGGCGAACCTGGCCAGTCTTTCGCGCGGCAAGGACCCGCACCGCCGGGTGCGGATCTCGCGCGTCGAGGGATGA
- a CDS encoding DUF1232 domain-containing protein has protein sequence MNPNPNSGDPTSRIKDSGAEVRPHRLAELADQGRRAWRLLRDGRVPGWQKAIPVLTALYVLSPIDVLPEAIIGPFGLVDDFFVVLLALKAFNHLAGPYADERHAPLGGTGATDDEVSGPTIEVPYRPVPK, from the coding sequence ATGAACCCCAACCCGAACAGCGGCGACCCGACAAGCCGCATCAAGGACAGCGGCGCAGAAGTGCGGCCGCATCGTCTGGCCGAGCTCGCCGATCAAGGCCGCCGTGCGTGGCGCCTGCTGCGCGACGGGCGGGTGCCCGGGTGGCAGAAAGCGATCCCGGTGCTCACCGCGCTGTACGTGCTGTCGCCGATCGACGTGCTGCCCGAAGCGATCATCGGCCCGTTCGGCCTCGTCGATGACTTCTTCGTGGTGCTGCTGGCGTTGAAGGCGTTCAACCACCTGGCTGGGCCGTACGCGGACGAGCGACACGCCCCGCTCGGCGGCACGGGCGCGACGGACGACGAGGTCTCGGGTCCGACGATCGAGGTGCCGTACCGACCGGTGCCGAAGTAG
- a CDS encoding dTMP kinase, with product MSDADEANSGGDRGSAGRFITFEGPEGAGKTTVMRVVAQRLREGGRAVVETREPGGTRAGERVRAVLLDRDSGGLQPTAEALLFGAARAELVAQIIRPALANGCVVLCDRYTDSTLAYQGFGRGLDKDDLRAMNAFATGGLAPDLTLLFDLDVQEGLRRRHAEGGAITRLDAESVVFHERVAAGYRALAAAEPGRWRIVDAGRAVDDVVEAAWGVVRSVING from the coding sequence ATGAGCGACGCCGATGAAGCGAACAGCGGCGGCGACCGCGGGTCAGCAGGCCGGTTCATCACGTTCGAAGGACCGGAGGGTGCCGGCAAGACCACGGTGATGCGTGTCGTCGCGCAGCGCCTGCGGGAAGGCGGGCGCGCCGTCGTCGAGACGCGCGAGCCGGGCGGCACGCGCGCCGGAGAACGCGTGCGCGCCGTCCTGCTCGACCGCGATTCGGGCGGCCTTCAGCCGACAGCCGAAGCGCTCCTGTTCGGCGCCGCGCGCGCCGAACTCGTGGCGCAGATCATCCGCCCGGCGTTGGCGAACGGATGCGTCGTGCTGTGCGATCGCTACACGGACTCGACGCTGGCCTACCAGGGCTTCGGCCGCGGCTTGGACAAAGACGATCTGCGGGCGATGAACGCCTTCGCGACCGGCGGCCTCGCGCCTGACCTCACGCTCCTGTTCGATCTTGATGTCCAAGAGGGCCTGCGCCGCAGGCACGCGGAGGGCGGGGCGATCACGCGGCTGGACGCCGAGAGCGTCGTGTTCCACGAGCGGGTGGCGGCGGGCTACCGGGCGCTGGCGGCGGCGGAGCCGGGCCGATGGCGGATCGTCGATGCGGGGCGTGCGGTGGACGACGTGGTCGAGGCGGCGTGGGGGGTGGTGCGCAGCGTGATCAACGGCTGA